A stretch of Aureispira sp. CCB-E DNA encodes these proteins:
- a CDS encoding glycoside hydrolase family 113, whose product MLINLAACWVYPNRQAPVMKGLLKGKINGMAIMAPPNPFKENPMPIIESIGVNYVSIQPFAFFNKDQPTIEYGGYLWWGEKKEGLIQSIQLAKKENLAVLLKPQLWAYNQWIGDLEFDNEADWLLFENNYRNYILPMAKLADSMKVELFAVGTEVKLSAIQRPEFWRGLIQDIRTIYSGKLVYASNWDAYSSVSFWDALDYVGIDAYFPLIKKKRPNVTELKRAWEPTIDSMEAFYNIWQRPILFTEFGYMSLEGCAYKAWLLEKKQAEAKLSEQAQANALQALLEVFGQKSWWAGGFQWKWYADISSVLKKSEIERDYTPQGKKALKVLKELYGKREEASQ is encoded by the coding sequence ATGCTAATTAATTTAGCAGCTTGTTGGGTTTACCCGAATCGACAAGCACCTGTTATGAAAGGGCTTTTGAAAGGAAAAATAAATGGAATGGCAATAATGGCTCCGCCAAATCCTTTTAAAGAGAATCCTATGCCTATCATAGAATCAATTGGTGTTAATTACGTTAGTATTCAGCCTTTTGCTTTTTTTAATAAAGATCAGCCAACGATTGAGTACGGTGGTTATTTGTGGTGGGGTGAAAAAAAAGAAGGATTAATTCAATCGATCCAATTGGCAAAAAAAGAAAATTTAGCAGTCCTTCTAAAACCGCAGTTATGGGCTTATAATCAGTGGATTGGAGATTTAGAATTTGACAATGAAGCAGATTGGCTGTTGTTCGAAAACAATTACCGTAATTATATCTTACCCATGGCAAAGCTAGCCGATAGCATGAAGGTAGAGTTGTTTGCAGTAGGTACCGAGGTAAAACTATCCGCTATTCAGCGACCTGAATTTTGGAGAGGTTTGATTCAAGACATTCGAACAATTTACTCTGGAAAGTTAGTTTATGCATCTAATTGGGATGCTTATTCATCCGTAAGTTTTTGGGATGCTCTAGACTATGTTGGGATAGATGCCTATTTTCCTTTAATCAAAAAAAAGCGCCCCAATGTAACGGAATTGAAACGGGCATGGGAGCCAACTATAGATAGTATGGAAGCTTTTTATAATATTTGGCAACGCCCCATCTTGTTTACAGAGTTTGGTTATATGAGTTTGGAAGGCTGTGCTTATAAAGCTTGGTTATTAGAAAAAAAGCAAGCAGAGGCAAAGTTAAGTGAGCAAGCACAGGCGAATGCCTTGCAAGCGTTGTTAGAAGTTTTTGGTCAAAAATCTTGGTGGGCAGGTGGTTTTCAATGGAAGTGGTATGCCGATATATCATCCGTTTTGAAAAAATCTGAAATAGAGCGAGACTATACTCCCCAAGGGAAAAAAGCATTAAAAGTGTTGAAGGAGTTGTATGGAAAGAGAGAAGAAGCGAGTCAATAA
- a CDS encoding glycoside hydrolase family 113, giving the protein MYNRLFLSSIFLFVISTIGCRPVDTCEAPVQKGLLKAKVCGMSLTAPRNPFVQDPMEEMNALGINWVALLPFGFFDQSNATISFDTTGTAGGWWGETKVGITTSHNLAVAQGMKTMLKPQLWSWQGWIGDMEYPTQQEWDQFHADYTSFICYWAGIAEDLEVDIFCIGTEIKESAMNHPTYWNNLIDSIRQIYSGPITYAPNWDEYDQITFWDKLDYIGVDAYFSLLPDATPKVCDLKTAWEPTFERLKTFSTKWNKPILFTEWGYLSLDGCAYKTWELEKNRSSAAINEQAQANAAQALLEIFGKEDWWAGGFQWKWYADLAASSQDRSDDYTPQGKMTEEVLKGLYQ; this is encoded by the coding sequence ATGTATAATAGATTATTTTTGAGTTCTATCTTTCTATTCGTAATAAGTACAATAGGCTGCCGACCTGTCGATACTTGTGAAGCTCCTGTTCAGAAAGGCTTACTAAAAGCTAAAGTTTGTGGTATGTCCTTAACTGCTCCACGCAACCCGTTTGTTCAAGACCCGATGGAAGAGATGAATGCTTTAGGTATTAACTGGGTAGCTTTATTACCCTTTGGTTTTTTTGACCAAAGTAATGCAACGATTTCATTTGACACGACTGGAACCGCCGGTGGGTGGTGGGGAGAAACTAAAGTGGGGATAACGACCAGTCATAATTTGGCGGTTGCACAAGGAATGAAAACAATGCTGAAACCACAGCTTTGGTCTTGGCAGGGGTGGATTGGGGATATGGAGTACCCAACACAACAGGAATGGGATCAATTTCACGCAGATTATACAAGTTTTATCTGTTATTGGGCGGGCATTGCTGAAGACTTAGAGGTAGATATTTTTTGCATAGGAACAGAGATCAAGGAATCCGCAATGAATCATCCAACTTATTGGAATAATTTAATTGATTCTATCCGCCAAATATATAGTGGTCCGATTACTTATGCTCCTAATTGGGATGAATACGACCAAATTACATTTTGGGACAAATTAGATTATATAGGTGTAGATGCTTATTTCTCATTGTTGCCAGATGCTACTCCCAAGGTTTGTGATTTAAAAACAGCATGGGAACCAACGTTTGAACGTTTAAAAACGTTTTCAACAAAGTGGAATAAGCCTATTTTATTTACAGAGTGGGGCTATCTAAGTTTGGATGGCTGTGCTTATAAAACTTGGGAGTTGGAAAAGAATCGGAGTAGTGCTGCTATTAACGAACAGGCACAGGCAAATGCCGCTCAAGCGTTGCTGGAGATATTTGGAAAGGAAGATTGGTGGGCAGGTGGTTTTCAATGGAAGTGGTATGCAGATTTGGCTGCTAGTTCGCAAGATCGCTCGGATGATTACACACCTCAGGGTAAGATGACAGAAGAGGTTTTGAAAGGACTTTATCAATAA
- a CDS encoding DUF72 domain-containing protein — MEFGKLKDISKVDFSMGTVHPNTTKLLKRLPATSEKTNFYFGCTGWGMKEWLGKYYPQKAKTKEYLYHYSRQFSTIELNTTHYRIPTAQTIQNWYDLSAKDFKFAPKIPQSISHSNDLGAYGNQIDLFCASITGLKEKLGTSFMQLPPNFGPNRMAILEQFLSKFPTDEVPLAIEVRAENWFKDEHYFQLLLNLLASHDVGTVITDVAGRRDVLHLGLTTPSAMIRFVGNGLHPTDYERVDEWIDLLVDWMKQGLREIYFFSHQPDNILSPEMCIYLIEQLERKSDLRFSIKTKPIDDGQMTLF; from the coding sequence ATGGAATTTGGAAAGTTAAAAGATATCAGTAAGGTAGATTTTTCTATGGGAACCGTACATCCCAATACTACAAAATTATTAAAACGATTACCTGCAACAAGTGAAAAAACGAATTTCTATTTTGGTTGTACAGGTTGGGGAATGAAAGAATGGTTGGGTAAATATTATCCGCAAAAAGCGAAGACCAAAGAATATTTGTACCATTACTCCAGACAGTTCTCTACCATAGAACTGAATACAACGCATTATCGAATTCCCACTGCTCAAACCATTCAAAATTGGTACGATCTATCTGCAAAAGATTTTAAGTTTGCACCCAAAATTCCTCAATCTATTAGCCATAGCAACGATTTGGGGGCTTATGGAAATCAAATTGATCTATTTTGTGCCTCCATTACAGGTTTGAAGGAAAAATTGGGGACTTCTTTTATGCAATTGCCACCTAATTTTGGTCCTAATCGAATGGCAATTTTAGAGCAGTTTTTATCTAAGTTTCCTACAGATGAAGTGCCTCTTGCCATAGAAGTACGTGCAGAGAACTGGTTTAAAGACGAGCACTATTTTCAATTATTACTCAATTTATTAGCTAGTCACGATGTAGGAACGGTAATAACAGATGTTGCGGGCAGAAGAGATGTCTTGCATCTGGGCTTGACGACACCTAGTGCAATGATACGTTTTGTGGGCAATGGTTTGCATCCTACAGATTATGAACGAGTGGACGAGTGGATTGATTTATTAGTGGATTGGATGAAACAAGGATTAAGAGAAATTTACTTCTTTTCTCATCAACCAGACAATATTTTATCTCCAGAGATGTGTATTTACCTGATAGAACAATTGGAAAGAAAGAGCGATTTGCGTTTTTCTATAAAAACAAAGCCTATTGATGATGGTCAGATGACTTTGTTTTAG
- a CDS encoding glycoside hydrolase family 113, translating to MRYLILGGLFLIGLTLGALSTLDKETEVLSVDTFAQENCDAAIQSGLLSNKIKGMSFVAPPNPFPNDPLLPLKALGTDWVAVLPYAYFKKNEPEIHGFSNGGWWGERPEGICTTVNHAHDKGIKVMLKPQLWTHDQWIGELKFDTEKDWKKFEKNYATFILKWAAIADSMEMDMLCIGTEIRHSAEQRPKYWRQLIQSIRKVYNGKLTYAPNWDDYDKITFWDALDYIGVNAYFPLSFEKTPTVCDLKEAWEPIVTKLEGYAKKWNKPILFTEFGYLSLDGCAGKTWVLEKNRASAGINEQAQANAIQALLEVFAGKDWWAGGFLWKWYPNYSSSMGEGKRARDYTPRGKLAETLLQKMYSD from the coding sequence ATGCGTTATTTAATATTAGGAGGGCTGTTTTTAATTGGCTTAACATTAGGTGCTTTGTCTACTCTAGATAAAGAAACTGAAGTGTTATCCGTAGATACCTTTGCCCAAGAAAATTGTGATGCCGCAATACAATCAGGGTTGTTGTCAAACAAAATAAAAGGCATGTCGTTTGTAGCTCCACCTAATCCTTTTCCAAATGACCCCTTATTACCACTAAAAGCGCTGGGAACAGACTGGGTGGCGGTATTGCCTTATGCATATTTCAAAAAGAATGAGCCTGAAATACATGGTTTTTCCAATGGAGGTTGGTGGGGAGAGCGTCCTGAGGGTATTTGCACAACCGTAAATCATGCACACGATAAAGGAATTAAAGTGATGCTTAAACCTCAACTTTGGACGCACGATCAGTGGATTGGAGAACTGAAATTCGACACAGAAAAAGATTGGAAGAAATTTGAAAAAAATTATGCCACCTTTATCTTGAAATGGGCAGCTATAGCTGATAGTATGGAAATGGATATGTTGTGTATAGGAACTGAAATTCGCCATTCTGCGGAACAACGACCAAAGTACTGGCGTCAATTAATCCAATCGATTAGAAAAGTATATAATGGTAAGTTAACTTACGCTCCAAATTGGGATGATTATGATAAAATTACCTTTTGGGATGCTTTGGATTATATCGGTGTAAATGCCTATTTTCCACTTTCTTTTGAAAAAACACCTACTGTTTGTGATTTAAAAGAGGCTTGGGAACCTATTGTAACTAAATTAGAAGGGTATGCAAAAAAGTGGAACAAGCCAATTTTGTTTACTGAATTTGGGTATTTGAGTTTGGATGGTTGTGCAGGGAAAACTTGGGTGTTGGAGAAAAACAGAGCATCAGCTGGCATTAATGAACAAGCACAGGCAAATGCCATTCAGGCTTTGTTGGAAGTCTTTGCAGGCAAAGATTGGTGGGCAGGTGGTTTTTTATGGAAATGGTATCCCAATTATTCGAGTTCGATGGGAGAAGGGAAGCGGGCAAGAGACTATACGCCTCGAGGTAAATTGGCAGAAACTTTGTTGCAAAAAATGTACTCAGACTAA
- a CDS encoding glycoside hydrolase family 113, with amino-acid sequence MKKTLVFQFLKKMSILFSIFGLSSCTADKLPCEVPVTKGLMTDKIRGMSVVAAESPIDGTPIKNLNSIGVNWVAAMPYAYYEVNNPRIDSVSVCPLPDCPHGPSSKQAVIELIQRSKQRGLKVMLKPQLWAATEWIGDMEFDTESKWDQFEINYTNLVLEWAQIANNMDVDLLCIGTEIAKFVLQRPNYWRNLIAQVRQIYDGPLTYAANWDDYQDVSFWDLLDYVGVDAYFPLIPEATPPVCDLMNAWGSYEQELSVYSAQINKPILFTEFGYLSVSSCAYNTWELEGKMSSNEINEQAQANALHALIEVFGSKAWWAGGFQWKWYADAVSASCEEDLAKDYTPEGKMGADMLQQLYQ; translated from the coding sequence ATGAAAAAAACATTGGTGTTTCAATTTTTGAAGAAAATGAGTATTCTATTCTCTATTTTTGGACTATCAAGTTGTACGGCAGATAAATTACCTTGCGAGGTTCCAGTGACAAAAGGGCTTATGACTGACAAAATAAGAGGAATGTCAGTAGTAGCAGCAGAAAGCCCTATAGATGGAACGCCTATAAAAAACCTAAATAGCATAGGAGTCAATTGGGTGGCTGCCATGCCTTATGCTTATTACGAGGTAAATAACCCTAGAATTGATAGCGTATCTGTTTGCCCGTTGCCTGATTGCCCACATGGACCAAGTTCTAAACAAGCTGTTATAGAGTTGATTCAGCGTTCCAAACAAAGAGGTTTGAAGGTAATGTTAAAGCCTCAACTTTGGGCGGCAACAGAATGGATTGGAGACATGGAATTTGATACAGAATCAAAATGGGATCAATTTGAAATTAACTATACAAACTTAGTTTTGGAGTGGGCTCAAATAGCAAATAATATGGATGTTGATCTATTGTGCATTGGAACCGAAATTGCAAAATTTGTTTTACAACGCCCTAATTATTGGAGAAATTTGATTGCGCAAGTTCGACAAATTTACGATGGACCTTTAACGTATGCAGCTAATTGGGATGATTATCAGGATGTTTCTTTTTGGGATTTACTAGATTATGTAGGTGTGGATGCTTATTTCCCATTGATCCCAGAAGCAACCCCACCTGTTTGCGATTTAATGAATGCTTGGGGATCCTATGAACAAGAACTTTCGGTTTATTCTGCACAAATAAATAAGCCAATTTTATTTACAGAATTTGGATATTTAAGCGTTAGTAGTTGTGCTTATAATACTTGGGAATTAGAGGGGAAAATGTCTTCTAACGAGATTAACGAACAAGCGCAAGCAAATGCTTTGCATGCTTTGATAGAGGTATTTGGTTCTAAGGCATGGTGGGCAGGTGGTTTTCAGTGGAAATGGTATGCCGATGCAGTCAGTGCTTCTTGTGAAGAAGATTTGGCAAAAGATTATACACCTGAAGGAAAAATGGGAGCAGATATGTTGCAGCAATTGTACCAATAA
- a CDS encoding L-serine ammonia-lyase codes for MEEISVFDIFKIGVGPSSSHTMGPWVAALSFLKKVGDRKIITVSVKLYGSLAKTGQGHGTDIAVMLGLMGYNPKTIKTKKIDRYIEQVYKSSLLGINRSYNIPFIPLENIEFIYKNLPAHPNALTFVAVLEDETRMEETYYSIGGGFVTQEGDPTVRQENQEPEKPNFPYLIQTEKDLLKWVGVTGLPISEIVMKNELSLRSRKEIRKGILEIWNTMKACIHRGCHTEGILPGGLEVERRAYRFNNKLLNGVQTKDIDDWIRLIQVVNPSFSNVVNWISCFALAVNEENAAFGRVVTAPTNGAAGVIPAVLMFYLCFYPNRGNKDVIRFILTASEIGSLFKKGSTISAALGGCQAEIGVSSAMAAAGLTECLGGTPQQVLIAAEIAMEHHLGLTCDPISGLVQVPCIERNTMGAMKALTACQIALTSDPTKAKVSLDSVIKTMKETALDMSDKYKETSEGGLAINVSVRVPEC; via the coding sequence ATGGAAGAAATTAGTGTTTTTGATATTTTTAAAATAGGAGTAGGGCCTTCGAGTTCCCATACAATGGGACCTTGGGTAGCGGCTTTATCCTTTTTAAAAAAGGTTGGTGACCGAAAAATAATTACCGTTAGTGTTAAATTGTATGGCTCCTTGGCTAAAACAGGTCAAGGTCATGGAACCGATATAGCGGTAATGTTGGGCTTGATGGGATACAACCCCAAAACAATTAAAACAAAAAAAATAGATCGATATATAGAGCAAGTGTATAAAAGCAGTCTCTTGGGAATTAATCGTTCTTATAATATCCCATTTATCCCGTTAGAAAACATTGAGTTTATTTACAAAAATCTTCCTGCGCATCCCAATGCATTAACTTTTGTCGCTGTGTTAGAGGATGAAACGAGAATGGAGGAAACCTACTATTCTATAGGAGGGGGATTTGTAACACAAGAAGGAGATCCCACTGTTCGACAAGAAAATCAAGAACCCGAAAAACCGAACTTTCCATATTTAATTCAGACGGAGAAGGATTTGTTGAAATGGGTAGGAGTAACTGGTTTGCCAATTTCTGAAATTGTCATGAAAAATGAGCTAAGTCTAAGATCTAGAAAGGAGATTAGAAAAGGAATTTTGGAAATATGGAACACTATGAAAGCTTGTATTCACAGAGGTTGTCATACTGAAGGGATTTTGCCAGGTGGTTTAGAAGTAGAGCGAAGAGCCTATCGTTTTAATAATAAATTACTAAATGGAGTACAAACAAAAGATATAGATGATTGGATTCGTTTGATTCAGGTTGTCAATCCAAGTTTTAGCAATGTAGTCAATTGGATTAGTTGTTTTGCTTTGGCTGTAAACGAAGAAAATGCTGCTTTTGGTCGTGTCGTAACAGCGCCAACCAATGGAGCGGCAGGAGTCATTCCAGCTGTACTGATGTTTTACTTGTGTTTTTATCCCAACAGAGGCAATAAGGATGTGATTCGATTTATTTTGACCGCGTCTGAAATTGGGTCATTGTTTAAAAAAGGCTCGACAATATCGGCAGCGCTTGGAGGTTGTCAGGCAGAAATAGGCGTTTCTTCTGCAATGGCAGCTGCTGGTTTGACGGAGTGCTTGGGAGGAACACCTCAGCAAGTTTTGATTGCTGCCGAAATCGCAATGGAACATCATTTGGGGTTAACTTGTGATCCAATTAGTGGTTTGGTTCAGGTGCCTTGTATTGAACGGAATACAATGGGGGCGATGAAAGCATTGACGGCTTGCCAAATAGCCTTAACTAGCGATCCTACTAAGGCAAAAGTGAGCCTAGATAGCGTTATTAAAACCATGAAAGAAACAGCTTTGGATATGAGTGATAAATATAAGGAAACGTCGGAAGGTGGTTTGGCAATCAATGTCTCCGTCCGAGTACCAGAATGTTAA
- a CDS encoding sulfite exporter TauE/SafE family protein yields MQKQFFTRRYYFSNPKYINFNRFIIQHKMGTTTYLVVIIFLGSLVNSTFGFGFALTTVPLLSLFFGLNTLGPLIPLLFLTSGILIVFQGRKNVQFKSVIPLALAATLIIPIGVYLNKYGPEMIMKLILGIFIVIFSIYNLKTPVLPKLNDNKTAPIFGGLSGLFAGICNISGPPAVIYAALRQWQPNIFRVTLQAYFLYVNCIVISSHVYIRSYDNPNIVLYYLIALPSMLLAIPIGKKINQSIKSPQKFNKYVYGLMLFSGVLLIVKSINTIL; encoded by the coding sequence TTGCAAAAGCAATTCTTCACAAGAAGGTATTACTTTAGCAACCCAAAATACATCAATTTTAATCGCTTCATTATACAACATAAAATGGGAACAACAACGTATTTAGTTGTAATTATTTTTTTGGGTAGTTTGGTAAATTCTACTTTTGGTTTTGGTTTTGCTTTAACAACAGTTCCTTTGCTTTCTCTCTTTTTTGGACTCAATACACTTGGTCCCTTAATTCCTCTCCTATTTCTCACTTCAGGAATTCTTATCGTTTTTCAGGGCAGAAAGAATGTGCAATTCAAAAGTGTTATTCCGCTAGCTTTAGCTGCCACATTAATTATTCCAATTGGCGTTTATTTGAATAAATATGGTCCAGAAATGATTATGAAATTGATTTTAGGCATTTTTATTGTTATTTTTTCTATCTACAATCTAAAAACGCCTGTATTACCCAAACTCAATGATAATAAAACAGCTCCTATTTTTGGAGGACTTTCTGGGTTGTTTGCAGGAATATGTAATATTTCTGGTCCACCAGCAGTTATTTATGCAGCCCTACGACAGTGGCAACCCAATATATTTAGAGTTACTTTGCAAGCTTATTTTTTATATGTAAATTGTATTGTTATCAGCAGCCATGTTTATATTCGATCTTATGATAATCCTAATATTGTACTTTATTACTTAATTGCACTTCCATCAATGCTTTTGGCCATACCTATTGGAAAAAAAATTAACCAGTCTATTAAGAGTCCCCAAAAATTCAATAAATATGTTTATGGACTCATGCTTTTTTCTGGAGTATTACTCATTGTTAAAAGTATCAACACGATTCTATAA